The DNA sequence CGTCGCCGCCGCGCGCGACACGGTGTCCGACGGCGCCATGCTGCTGGCCGTCTACTCGCTCGGGCTTGCCATTCCGTTCTGGATCGCCGCTGGTTTTTCCGGCGCCTTCATGCGCTTCCTGTTGCGCTTCCGTCGCCACCTCGGCCTGGTAGAGAAGCTGATGGGCGGCCTGCTGGTGCTGGCAGGTCTCGCTTTTCTCTTCGGTTTCATCAGTTCCGTCGCCATCTGGTTCCAGACGACCTTCCCGATCCTGATGAAAATCGGCTAGGGCATTGCCTCGTATTTCGGAATCACTTTTCGCCTGGACCGGCCTAATCGTCCGGCCGGTTCGTGGGCTAGTGCATTCCGCTTCAAGCGGAATCGCTTGAAGCGGAAAGACGTTCTGGAAACAAAGTGCTAGAGCGCCGTTCGAAGGCTTGGCGTCGGCGTGGGCGAAGTCAAAGTCGCGAGGGGAAAGATGACGGAAATCGCGGGTCTGGTGCTGCCGTTCTTCGGCCTGATCTTTCTCGGCTACCTGACGGCGCGTTTTGTCCATCATCCCGGCGAGGCGATGGGTTGGCTCAACACCTTCATCATCTATCTCGCTCTGCCGGCACTCTTCTTCAAGCTCGTCTCGCGCACGCCGATCGAACAGTTGGCGCGCGCCGACTTCATCCTGACGACGGTCGGCGCGACCTATATCGTGTTTTCGCTAATCTTCCTCATCGGCGTCTATATCAGGCGTAACTCCATTGCCGAGGCGACGATCCAGGGCTTTGGCGCTGCCTACGGCAACATCGGCTACATGGGGCCCGGCCTTGCGCTGCTGGCGCTCGGTGACGCCGCCGCTGTTCCGGTGGCATTGATCTTCAGCTTCGAGAACGCCGCCCATTTTGCCGTCGCGCCGGCGATGATGGCGATATCGGGCGGCAGGCAGGAAAAACCGCTGGTGCTTGCTGTAAGCGTTGCGCACAAGATCATCCTGCACCCGTTCATCCTTGCGACGCTTGCCGGCGTCCTCGCCGCCTTCTTCGCGGTGCAGCCGCCGGTGCCGGTTCAGCGGCTGATCGATTATCTCGCGCAATGCGCAGCACCCTGCGCGCTCTTTGCCATGGGCGTGACACTGGCGCTGCGGCCCATCAAGCGCATTCCCGTCGAGATCGGCTACATCGTTCCGGCGAAGCTGCTACTGCATCCGCTGGTCATGTTCACGGCGATGAGCCTGACGGGAAATTACGATCCGATCTGGGTGCAGACCGCAGTGCTGCTCGCCGCACTGCCGACGGCAACGAACGTCTTCGTCATCGGCCACCAGTATGGCGTATGGCAGGAGCGGGCCTCGGCAACGATCCTGATCACCACGACGCTTTCGGTCGCGACTGTCACCGGCCTGCTTTACCTGATCCGTTCAGGCGCTCTTCCGCCCGATCTTTTCCCGTAGGCCGTCCTTCAGGGCGTTGAGCGCGCTGCCGGGGTGGACGCCTTCGCGCATCAGCAGGCTGCGGAGCGGCCCGACGGCGGAAAGTACATGGAGCCCCAGCGCGCGCAGAGCCTGAACCGGCAGGAAGCCGGAAAGCAGCGAGCGATTGAGCAGATCGACACTTGCCGTGCGGCTGATGATGTCGGGCCGTCGACGGCTGTCGAAGCGATCGCCGATATCGCCTGCAAGCGCCTCTCCGTTAGCCGTACCGATGAGATCAACGAGCGTCATCACGTCGCGCAGGCTGAGGTTGAGGCCTTGGGCACCGATCGGCGGAAAGGCGTGGGCCGCTTCGCCGAGAAGCACGACGCGGCCCTTGCCGAAGCGTTGCGCGGTCATGCCCGAGAGCGGGAAGGATTGCGGCGTGCCTTCGACCGTCACCTTGCCGAGAATGGATTGCATCCGGTCCTCGACAGCGCGGGAGAGGGCAGCGAGCTCCAGCGTCAGCGTTTGCGCGGCATCATCGGGTTTGCGCACCCACACGAGGCTTGAGCGGTTGCCGGGCAGGGGAACCTGGGTGAAGGGGCCGCTTTCCGTGTGGAATTCGGTCGAGATGTTCTGGTGCGGCAGCTCGTGTGCAAAGTTCAGAACGACCGCCGTCTGCGGATAGGACCAGGTGCTGACGGAGATCTTTGCAGCTTCGCGCACGGGCGAGCGACGACCGTCGGCACCAACAAGGAGATGCGCGCTGCATTGGCTGCCGTTCGCAAGCTCGATCGTTGCGACGCCATCCGAAAGCTCGAAGCCGATTGCGGAGGCGGTGATGCGGGTCAGCGTCGGGCTCGCTTCTGCCCGCTGGCGGAGAATGTCGATGAAAGGTGCGTTCGGAATGTTGTAGCCGAAGGCGTCGAGCCCGACTTCGGAGGCGCGGAAATTGACCGGTGGCGCACGCAACAGCCGGTTGGTTCCGTCGAGAATGCGCATGGTCGAGAGCGGTGCCGTCAGCGGCTCGACCATTTCCCACAGGCTGAGCTTTTTGAGATACTCGATCGATTGGTCCATCAGCGCCGTCGTGCGTCCGTCGGCGACCGCCGGCTCCGGACCGATCAAGGCTACGCGGTAACCGGCGTCGGCAAGCGCGATGGCCGCGAGCGATCCCGCGAGACCTGCACCGATGATGGCGATGTCGTAGTGATCCATGATGCAACCAACCTTTCACGCACGCTGTGAGGCGTCTTGGTCCAGCCTCGATCATACCTCTAGTCGCGGGCGAGAGCGAAATAAATGGGTAGAATCAGCGCAGAAGCAATTTGCAAGTGTCCACAGGACAATGGGGCTGCAGGAAGCGACCGAGCTTGAATTTTAGTGGCGATGCGTTGCAAAGGGTGCATATTACGCGCAATGCGCCGCAGAGCGGTTGATGCGGGCTTCCAGGTCCGTACGGGGAAATAGCTAGGGGTAGGCGGCGTCCGCAGATGAAGTTCTTTAACTACAGACGAGTTCCCTACGCCGAGATCC is a window from the Ensifer adhaerens genome containing:
- a CDS encoding AEC family transporter, with translation MTEIAGLVLPFFGLIFLGYLTARFVHHPGEAMGWLNTFIIYLALPALFFKLVSRTPIEQLARADFILTTVGATYIVFSLIFLIGVYIRRNSIAEATIQGFGAAYGNIGYMGPGLALLALGDAAAVPVALIFSFENAAHFAVAPAMMAISGGRQEKPLVLAVSVAHKIILHPFILATLAGVLAAFFAVQPPVPVQRLIDYLAQCAAPCALFAMGVTLALRPIKRIPVEIGYIVPAKLLLHPLVMFTAMSLTGNYDPIWVQTAVLLAALPTATNVFVIGHQYGVWQERASATILITTTLSVATVTGLLYLIRSGALPPDLFP
- a CDS encoding UbiH/UbiF family hydroxylase, producing MDHYDIAIIGAGLAGSLAAIALADAGYRVALIGPEPAVADGRTTALMDQSIEYLKKLSLWEMVEPLTAPLSTMRILDGTNRLLRAPPVNFRASEVGLDAFGYNIPNAPFIDILRQRAEASPTLTRITASAIGFELSDGVATIELANGSQCSAHLLVGADGRRSPVREAAKISVSTWSYPQTAVVLNFAHELPHQNISTEFHTESGPFTQVPLPGNRSSLVWVRKPDDAAQTLTLELAALSRAVEDRMQSILGKVTVEGTPQSFPLSGMTAQRFGKGRVVLLGEAAHAFPPIGAQGLNLSLRDVMTLVDLIGTANGEALAGDIGDRFDSRRRPDIISRTASVDLLNRSLLSGFLPVQALRALGLHVLSAVGPLRSLLMREGVHPGSALNALKDGLREKIGRKSA